The genomic stretch AAGCTGAGGAGAGTTCAGGGTCTTTGCATGTGTGCTGTCGAGATTTACGTGTTGATAAATTGCATAACTACAAATGTTCCCTGAAATTTTTTGATCTCAAGTGTGTTGATCAGTTTTCTGTTGATAAGGGCTTGCTGAGTGATATCAACAGTATCCTGTCTCGGATGGCCCACCTACAAAGCCTTAGTCTGTTTAAAGTCTCTTTTCGATCTCTGAGTGGGAATGTCTTCAAAAATTTCCTCAGTCACTTGCATCGAATGGAAAACCTCAAGGAACTCAACTTGGTTTCATTCTACCTTAAAAATCATCTGGACAAAGTGATGAGGTAATAGTTTGCAGTAGGTCCCTGGGTTTCTTCAGTAGCTTATTGAGACAGGAGAGAAAACCTTCTTGGGTATTCCTAAGCTCCTCACAAGGTTTTATGCATTCCATTTCATCACTTCTGGGAATTTGAAACTGAAGAAAGACAGGATTACACAAATTAAGCAGCCAGAAATATACAAATACTACAGTAAGTGCAGAAATACAATGGTGAAAAAATTCTAGCCCTGCAGAtatcaggaggaggaggaggaactgaGATAGGGGAAAACATTTTTGCTATAGTACTGAAGCACATGTTTATAGATGTCCATAGCTCATAATGTCAGATCACTTTGATAATCTATACTCTCCAAGATACAGGCCATGATAGTAGAGGTTGTTATTTGGGGACTGGCCAAAGGGAattctcagttgcctgctctttgttaCTCCTCTCCACTAAGAAGTTGAACTAAAATCTATAGTGGATAATATTAAAAGTGATAAGTGGGTTAATGCTTTTCTCTTAATATTTCTTAGAATCATCTACTCTAACATACtgtacacatttttttatttttatatattttgttttatttttattaattacagttcattcactttgtaacgcagctgtagcccccttcgccatccccttccaatccaaAGGGAATTCTCAGTTGCCTCCTCTTTGTTATTCCACTCCACTAAGAAGTTGAACTAAAATCTAAATTGGATAATGTTAAAAGTGTTAACTGGGTTAATGTTTTCTCCTAATATTTCTTagaatcatctattctaacataCTGTACACATTCTTAAGAAGAAAATACATTGTATTTCAGTGTTGAAAACTAAActgtcagctgggtgtggtgggatgtacttttaatctcagcactcaggtggcaaaggcaggtagattctatgagtttaagactagcctggtctacatagttccaggataGTCTGAGCTATATAGTAATATTCCCTCTCAAAATcagtaggaaaaagaaaagaaaactttctcAGAGTCACAAACTAGTAAGTGAATTAAAGCACACACTGACACATTGATACTCAAGTATCATACATGTGAAAAGTAGTTTCTTCTAGACAGAAAGATATGGTTTTCCTCACTCAGTTTTCATTCTTCAGAAGCTTTTtacgtttttgtttttcctccctaCAGATTCATACCACCAGGCTTGGATTTCTTGTATCTGCCATTCTGTAATCTCTCGTCCAGAGACTACCAATTTCTGTCTCAGAGTCCTCAGGCCACCCACCTAAAGCTCTTGAATCTTAGTAACAACACAATGCAATGGAATGATTTGGAGCACATTTGCACTCTTCTGGTAAATCTCTCTGGTACTCTTCAGATACTAGAGCTAAATAATTGCTTTATAAGTGATTCTTCAATCTCTGTTCTTATCCCTGCCCTAATTAGATGCACCCATCTCCGTGTCCTGGGCTTTGCTTCTAACCCCATCACAATGCCTATCCTTGTCAATATCATGAATAATTTAACACCTTTGATGGAGCTAAAATATGTGATTTATCCTATCCCTGTGCATTGCTTTGACGATTGGCATTTTCAGGGCAGTGTAGACAGAAGGAAGCTTGCCATTGTACAGCTACAACTGAAGACAATGCTAGAGCTTGCGCAGCGCAATGACATGAACTGGATCACTTACACAGAGTAAATTTCATGGTCCAACACAATTTGAACCAGATATGTACCATTTTAATACTAACTGTTATTTCCTGTGCCCATAGACTCAATCTATATGGTCCTTCTGTTGTAGAAAATTACACTTACGGAGGGTATGTATGTAACTGGTTCCTAAAGAGAATAACGTAAGGAAAACTGGGAGACTTCAAGAGTTCCTGTGTATCTCTTGTCTACTATTGGTCTGTTTGATTTTGCTGAGCACAGTGGTGTGTATTTAATATCGGACACTCATATCCTGCTATAATATGTCTCTGCCCATAATGTTTGGTTTGCTCTTGTATATATCACACAGATCAGGACAATATCAGACTGACTTTATATTTATGGATAAATTGcttataatatatgtatacacaaatacgtattatgtatgtgtatatatacgtAATGTATAGCTATTATATttaatgtataattatatattacacatatgtatatgtatatagtaaTACATATATTagtaatatatacattatataatatgttttctatatatatacacaaaacatatataatgtatataatgtgtatatatatacaaaacatattatatatatgaatgtaaatatatatatatgcatgtatgtatataagtattgTTTTTTATTCCTCAATAGCTGTGCACTGTTTGGCATGATACATACTAGCCACATTTGAGTACTgactccaacttctttcatactCTAAAATATGACATAATAATAAATTCAGTCTGCATGTCCTAGACTTACCTAGAAATAGTGTATGTAAAATCAATGATTAAATAAATTCACAGGGTAAGGAAATGCCTCCGTCATCCAGTTGCTTACCACACTagcacacctgtgctcagatcACTAGGATTTGTGTAAAATGCTGAGCACCAAAGTGCAC from Meriones unguiculatus strain TT.TT164.6M chromosome X, Bangor_MerUng_6.1, whole genome shotgun sequence encodes the following:
- the LOC110543926 gene encoding melanoma antigen preferentially expressed in tumors-like — translated: MDAAVPNKLLDLAVQSLLSNESAAIQALEDIPRELFVPLFIAAFKGGHKSILSAMVKVWPFYCLHIGSLSIEETHHELLKAMIENLPVCPAQNSSPRRPKLRILDLRQITYSRITCPEITTKSPFCFHSCSYSDRSITKIEGHLRLGNSGIETQSLRPVELLVDLFLDGSLVQKEFLDLLMSKAEESSGSLHVCCRDLRVDKLHNYKCSLKFFDLKCVDQFSVDKGLLSDINSILSRMAHLQSLSLFKVSFRSLSGNVFKNFLSHLHRMENLKELNLVSFYLKNHLDKVMRFIPPGLDFLYLPFCNLSSRDYQFLSQSPQATHLKLLNLSNNTMQWNDLEHICTLLVNLSGTLQILELNNCFISDSSISVLIPALIRCTHLRVLGFASNPITMPILVNIMNNLTPLMELKYVIYPIPVHCFDDWHFQGSVDRRKLAIVQLQLKTMLELAQRNDMNWITYTE